Genomic DNA from Magnolia sinica isolate HGM2019 chromosome 4, MsV1, whole genome shotgun sequence:
GTGCCAAGGAGCGACGGATCATCCTACGCCAGCTAGTACACTTGGCGTTCCTCCCAGACATTTTCTCCTTCACTCATCACAAGCCCGTGGCCCACCTCACAGAACAAATCAACGATCAATAGTCCTCAGTCCTCACCGGCTAGCCACGTTAAAGTACCAACTTTGTCCCAGAGATTCGTTCGTCAAAAAATAACGCGGGAGGTGAATCATGGCGCACGAGCCAGCTCACACACGTGTGTGATATCCTGGCCTGGTACCAGGTGGGTTTCTACGTTAGCATTCCCTGCCGCGAAATCCAGCAGATCCACGTATCTGTGGCATCGAATGTGATTGGTAAATAAAGACGGCTCATGACATTctttccaaaccatccatttcctCCCAAGAACGTGGTCCATTCTACGAGAGATTTGCTCCAAATTGCATCCCGCAACAATTTCATGGCCAGACCCACTTACTCAACGGCTCGGATTTCATACACGTATGCCAATCTGCCTCGTCTGTTGCCGATTCACCTGTTCCATGGTTCGCCGCGAATCGCCACAGCATTGGTCGTTTCGTAATTTCTTCGAGATGACGCTTCTGCATCCGATTTATTCCGATGCCTTTTCCTCTAACGACCCATTTCCGTCTTCTCCCTCCACcacactctctccttctctccgtTTCccgtccgagtcgactcagtcgAATCAGTagatacgagagagagagaaatgaatgACCCGTTAGTAGTCGCTTACCAGGCTGCCGATTTACGAATCGCTGCCGAGTTCTTCACCAACTGGCTTCCGTTCCTCACCAAAGATCTCTGCAGCAACTGCATGCAAACCCTAACAGATCGCATCCATTCGCTCGATCCCGGTATTCGATCTTCTCTTTTCATTTGAATTCCCTTTCTTttctgcattttttttaaaaatcaatttcttTTCTTGTTTCCGTTGAAATCAGTTCAATTCAATGCATATATGTGTTTTTCAATCAAGATCTCATCGCAATTGCACTGTCCacactagggttagggttttctttAAACTGGTTTAGTAGTCCGTGTGATCACCTGAAATTGTAGTAGGCAGGCTCTCCCCTGCATGTGTGGCCCGGCCTTGCTGATCGGAGTCGTTCATGTGATGAGCACCTCCATGGATGCCACACTGTGAAAAATGGAATGCGTCAAGTGATTAATTGGCTAAGGTCGTTTTTTTTCGTTGGATGTGAACAGAtggcctttctttctttctttctttctttttttttttttttttgtatgtctGCTTATAGGCCACTGAGGGTCCCACCGAATTATCCATGTCAGAACCAACTGAACGAACGGTTCTGATCATGGATGGTGGGTACTGCGGATTACAATTTTAGGTAGGCTTCTGTTTCTCGATTGTTTAATGCAGTTTACTGTCTTTTATTTCCAGAAGCTTCTGAAGTTGCTGAACCACCCCCGGAGAATGATGGCTCTGATGGTCACGTTGATCTGAGTTTGGTTGAACCGGAAGCTCATGATATTCACGATAATAGCGATGGCCACGCTGATCTGAGCTTGGTTGAACCGGGAGCTCATGATATTCATGATAATAGCGATGGCCACGTTGATCTGAGCTTGGTTGAACCGGAAGCTCATGATATTCATGATAATAGTGATGGCCACGTTGATCTGAGCCTGGTTGAACCAGAAGCTCATGATATTCATGATAATTGCGACACGAACTCTCTTGGAAGCTGGAAAGAGAGTGCGAATGAGTGGTCTGAGGATGTCTCAAATAATTGTGAGCCGTCAACGCCAGCTGTCCGCATTTCGTGGGCAGACATGGCACAGGAAGATGAGCTTGCAgaggaggaagaaggagaagtggCAAACAAGCAGTCTTGGGCGGACGAGTGCGATGCAGCCGGAGCCGGGGGAGGAGTGGAGGAGGTGAAAGTGAAGAAGAAGCCGGCACTGCCGAGGGAACAGCGTGAGTATATCCGTTTCATGAAGGTCGGAAGGAAGAAAGATTTCATCTGCTTGGAGAGA
This window encodes:
- the LOC131243460 gene encoding RNA demethylase ALKBH9B isoform X2, translated to MNDPLVVAYQAADLRIAAEFFTNWLPFLTKDLCSNCMQTLTDRIHSLDPEASEVAEPPPENDGSDGHVDLSLVEPEAHDIHDNSDGHADLSLVEPGAHDIHDNSDGHVDLSLVEPEAHDIHDNSDGHVDLSLVEPEAHDIHDNCDTNSLGSWKESANEWSEDVSNNCEPSTPAVRISWADMAQEDELAEEEEGEVANKQSWADECDAAGAGGGVEEVKVKKKPALPREQREYIRFMKVGRKKDFICLERINGKIANVLDGLELHTGVFSAVEQKRIIDFVYELQEMGRKGQLKERTYSEPLKWMRGKGRVTIQFGCCYNYALDKNGNPPGIIRNEVVERIPHLFKVIIKRLIGWHVLPPTCVPDSCIVNIYEEGDCIPPHIDNHDFVRPFCTVSFLSECNILFGSNLKIVGPGEFSGSTAIPLPVGLMGVVVTFIDVDRTTVCV